A genomic window from Fusarium oxysporum Fo47 chromosome VIII, complete sequence includes:
- a CDS encoding uncharacterized protein (expressed protein), with protein LSWAQLPNRKRAVLIGVNYLGTRGQLPDSNVSGLACLLNQNYGYREEDIVILTDMQQRPTSQPTKKQILLSMHWLVKDSRAGDHLLFYYCGMYPLTRWSVLFS; from the coding sequence TTATCCTGGGCGCAGTTGCCTAACAGAAAGAGAGCGGTCCTAATAGGCGTCAACTATCTTGGTACTCGGGGCCAGCTACCGGATTCGAACGTGAGCGGATTGGCATGCCTATTAAATCAGAATTATGGGTATCGCGAGGAGGACATAGTAATACTCACAGACATGCAGCAGCGACCGACGAGTCAACCCACCAAAAAACAGATTTTGCTGTCTATGCACTGGCTAGTCAAGGATTCCCGGGCTGGAGACCATTTGCTGTTCTATTATTGTGGTATGTATCCGTTAACACGTTGGTCTGTTCTGTTTAGCTAA
- a CDS encoding Alpha/Beta hydrolase protein: MSPDSEQLVFNGTYHNGISLAAHLYTPSNNATGNASRPAIVTGHPHGGVKEQTSGLYARLIAERTGFVTLAFDAAYQGESGSLPRYLEDPYQRAEDVRNAVTYLSTLDIVDPDRIGVLGICASGGYVPFAAQTDKRMKAVATVSGIDLGTLHSEGFGSYDAEMLLTLESQLKEAGRQRIQEAMGAKPNLTRIFPNTAADVSTEMPVFYQKSYDYY, translated from the exons ATGTCTCCTGACAGTGAGCAACTCGTCTTCAACGGGACGTACCA CAACGGCATATCTCTTGCTGCGCATCTATACACTCCATCCAACAACGCTACCGGCAACGCATCACGACCAGCTATCGTGACAGGCCATCCGCATGGCGGTGTGAAGGAGCAGACATCTGGTCTCTATGCGCGACTCATCGCGGAACGCACCGGATTTGTCACGCTTGCGTTTGATGCTGCTTACCAGGGCGAAAGCGGGAGTCTCCCTAGATACCTAGAGGATCCCTACCAACGGGCTGAGGATGTCAGAAACGCAGTCACCTATCTTTCTACCCTGGACATCGTGGACCCCGATCGCATTGGTGTTCTGGGTATATGCGCTTCAGGAGGTTATGTACCTTTCGCAGCCCAAACCGACAAGCGCATGAAGGCTGTGGCGACTGTTAGTGGAATCGATTTAGGGACACTACACTCTGAGGGGTTCGGCAGCTATGATGCAGAGATGCTTCTAACTCTGGAGAGCCAGCTCAAAGAGGCAGGCAGGCAACGCATACAGGAGGCCATGGGTGCAAAGCCCAACCTGACTCGAATTTTCCCCAACACTGCTGCCGACGTATCGACAGAGATGCCTGTGTTTTACCAGAAGTCCTACGACTACTACTAG
- a CDS encoding S-adenosyl-L-methionine-dependent methyltransferase has product MATNIVNQSLIEISIATSPNNLEAVPGLLTDLKTGVSALSAGSREARHDMLIKARTLVQSLETPRETMLKHCWAQTGAMSGLIFGVDTGLWKLMAENGEKPQKVSDLATSLAVEPLLLRRIMRHLGAMGYITETGFDEYMPTNYSKAMSIPIISDGYIAMISGTSAGPIKFHEFARKRSFRNPTDAKDTGLMYAYNTDKDFFEWQRSLGYDQYFNHHMGGYRQGRPPWMAPGFYPVQERLIAGADTHSDAPFLVDIAGNLGHDLMEFHRYHPDAPGRLILQDLAVVISKIEDLSPAITPMAYDFYTEQPVKNARAYYMHTTLHDWPDEPCVRILSRVTEAMKPGYSRLLINENVMPPFGAHWETTAMDMQMLSLLSTMERTRADWYHLLEDLAGLKIVQIWSGGSGVESLIECELPYYDRD; this is encoded by the exons ATGGCTACTAACATAGTCAATCAGTCCTTGATTGAGATTTCCATCGCCACATCTCCTAATAACCTCGAGGCCGTCCCCGGCCTTCTGACGGATCTTAAGACAGGCGTTAGTGCGCTCTCTGCCGGCAGCCGCGAGGCCCGCCACGATATGCTCATCAAAGCTCGCACTCTGGTCCAGTCTTTGGAGACCCCCCGAGAGACTATGTTGAAGCATTGCTGGGCGCAG ACTGGTGCTATGTCTGGTCTTATCTTCGGAGTTGACACCGGGCTGTGGAAGTTGATGGCCGAGAATGGTGAAAAGCCTCAGAAGGTCAGCGATCTGGCTACGAGCCTCGCGGTCGAGCCACTGCTCTTAC GCCGCATTATGCGCCACCTTGGTGCCATGGGTTACATCACAGAGACAGGATTCGACGAGTATATGCCTACTAATTATAGTAAAGCGATGAGCATTCCCATTATTAGCGATGGATATATTGCAAT GATATCTGGCACCAGCGCTGGGCCAATCAAGTTTCACGAATTTGCGCGTAAACGCAGCTTCAGAAACCCTACTGATGCAAAGGATACAGGCTTAATGTATGCCTATAACACGGATAAGGACTTTTTTGAGTGGCAGCGGTCTCTCGGTTATGACCAGTATTTTAACCATCACATGGGAGGATATCGTCAGGGGCGTCCACCGTGGATGGCACCTGGGTTCTACCCGGTACAAGAGAGACTCATTGCTGGCGCCGATACCCATTCGGATGCGCCATTTCTTGTGGATATTGCGGGCAATCTTGGCCATGACCTTATGGAATTTCACCGCTATCACCCTGATGCGCCGGGTCGATTAATCCTGCAGGACTTGGCCGTTGTCATTAGTAAGATTGAGGATTTAAGTCCTGCCATTACTCCCATGGCCTATGATTTCTACACAGAACAACCCGTCAAAA ATGCCCGCGCATACTATATGCATACTACTCTGCATGACTGGCCTGATGAACCTTGTGTGAGAATCCTCTCCCGAGTCACTGAAGCTATGAAGCCGGGTTACAGTAGACTTTTAATCAACGAGAATGTTATGCCTCCATTTGGCGCTCACTGGGAGACAACTGCAATGGATATGCAGATGCTTAGTCTCCTCAGTACGATGGAGCGCACTAGGGCCGACTGGTACCACCTGTTAGAAGATTTAGCCGGATTGAAGATAGTGCAAATTTGGAGCGGCGGCAGTGGTGTTGAGAGCCTGATTGAGTGTGAGCTACCCTATTACGATCGTGACTAA
- a CDS encoding pyruvate decarboxylase: protein MCLILQHFLSINTGICSVHGVPGDYNLAALDYLHQANLKWLINCLQGYAANGYARVKGISVMITISGVGELSAINALAGAFAEHVPIIHIISSYAVKLISHTDTADQIDDALRQCWLCSRPVYIMLPTDMIEMKIKSRNLMIHLNLQASLNDPRKEDPLVEVILKRLHTAKKPILLIDTFAIRHHVLDEIKALTDKAQIPVFGSEPRTKHKVESSDLILCIGALKCDLNTTGFSYSISELNTIDFQNIHIGVGYSEYQVVQMKGVLRKLAEQLDSSKLSLIRSPHITRTLSAEVEDPSPTITHAWLWPRLSKFLRETDIVVTETGSPNFGIWDTKFPSSVTALSQLFWGSIGWSVGASQGAALAAKDAGQTRRTILLIGDGSLQMTASELTTIIRHKLKVIIFCICNDGYTAERLIHGMDAEYNDIVRWKYKDLVTVLGGDDQTTRKFQVHSKGELNDLLRDEQFNDGSGVQFVELCMDKKDAPRALLLTAKKLGTKERPEDLD, encoded by the exons ATGTGTCTCATTCTTCAGCACTTCCTAAGTATAAACACCGG CATCTGCTCCGTGCATGGAGTCCCCGGCGATTATAATCTCGCTGCTCTCGACTACCTTCACCAGGCTAATTTGAAGTGG CTTATTAACTGTCTCCAAGGTTACGCGGCCAATGGCTATGCTCGAGTTAAGGGAATCTCGGTAATGATCACCATCTCCGGTGTTGGTGAGCTCTCCGCCATTAATGCCCTCGCTGGGGCATTCGCCGAGCATGTCCCCATTATCCATATC ATCTCCTCCTATGCTGTGAAGCTCATCTCACACACTGATACTGCTGACCAGATTGATGATGCCCTTCGCCAATGCTGGCTTTGTAGCCGACCAGTTTATATCATGTTGCCTACAGATATGATAGAAATGAAAATTAAGAGTAGAAATCTAATGATCCATCTTAATCTTCAAGCAAGTCTGAATGACCCGCGAAAGGAGGATCCTCTTGTTGAGGTCATTCTGAAGCGGCTTCACACTGCGAAGAAACCTATTCTCCTTATAGATACTTTTGCAATCCGCCATCATGTGCTGGACGAGATAAAGGCACTGACAGACAAGGCACAGATTCCTGTCTTC GGCTCTGAGCCGCGGACAAAGCACAAGGTCGAATCATctgacttgattctttgTATTGGAGCTCTGAAG TGTGACTTGAATACGACAGGTTTCTCGTATAGTATTTCTGAACTCAATACCATCGACTTTCAGAATATTCACATCGGAGTCGGCTACTCCGAGTACCAGGTTGTTCAAATGAAAGGAGTCCTCCGTAAGCTCGCAGAACAACTTGACTCTAGTAAACTATCCCTGATTCGATCACCTCACATAACTCGGACCCTATCGGCCGAGGTCGAAGATCCTTCACCTACCATTACACATGCTTGGCTATGGCCTAGATTGAGTAAGTTTCTCAGGGAGACTGATATTGTCGTGACTGAAACCGGCTCGCCAAACTTTGGTATTTGGGACACCAAGTTCCCTTCGAGTGTCACTGCGTTATCGCAACTCTTCTGGGGCAGTATTGGTTGGTCAGTTGGTGCCTCTCAAGGCGCAGCACTGGCCGCAAAGGATGCGGGGCAAACCAGAAGGACGATTTTGCTCATAGGCGATGGCTCTTTGCAGATGACAGCTTCTGAGCTCACGACAATAATCCGccacaagctcaaggttatCAT CTTCTGTATTTGTAATGACGGTTATACTGCAGAGAGACTGATTCATGGAATGGACGCAGAGTATAACGATATTGTCCGATGGAAATATAAGGATCTTGTGACGGTCCTCGGTGGTGACGACCAGACAACCAGAAAGTTTCAAGTTCATAGTAAGGGAGAGCTTAACGATCTCTTGAGAGACGAACAGTTTAACGATGGTTCGGGTGTGCAGTTCGTGGAGTTGTGTATGGACAAGAAAGATGCGCCTCGCGCGCTGTTGCTGACTGCCAAAAAACTGggaacaaaagaaagaccAGAAGATCTTGATTAG
- a CDS encoding NAD dependent epimerase/dehydratase: MSDDTLTRSLLITGSSGYIGTHIVGHALQNGWQVRATTRSEAGIAKLETTFPYAFEQLKFAIVPDFTKHEAYHSILAGVTDIVHAASPFNLQPQDNAKDVLEPAIQGILAILEAAIRYGPQVRRVINISSFAAIVDMSKGLRPGHTYSERDWNPMTYDRAVATSNGPAAYCASKSLAERAMWDWMENNKLNVPFTLSVINPPWVFGPYYADPDLGTLCESVAALWCLFGAKTVPPTDFAGFVDVRDVAKAVMLVLDNPAAAGRRFLLGANFDWQTAADIIRKRFMAARDRVPAGRPGYGKLESVYNIDGGQAQQVLGLVYTPLDSALYSTVCQLLKAEEAEKGSY; encoded by the coding sequence ATGTCAGACGATACATTGACACGCAGCCTGCTCATCACTGGTTCAAGCGGCTACATCGGCACTCATATTGTCGGCCACGCTCTTCAGAATGGATGGCAAGTTCGCGCCACTACCAGATCTGAAGCCGGTATTGCGAAACTCGAGACAACTTTTCCATATGCCTTTGAGCAGCTCAAGTTTGCAATAGTCCCGGACTTTACAAAACACGAGGCATACCATAGCATTCTCGCTGGCGTGACTGACATTGTCCATGCTGCATCACCCTTCAACCTTCAGCCGCAGGACAATGCTAAAGATGTTCTTGAACCCGCCATACAAGGCATTCTAGCTATTCTCGAAGCTGCAATCCGCTATGGGCCTCAGGTTCGCCGGGTAATTAACATCTCCTCTTTCGCTGCAATTGTCGACATGTCCAAGGGATTACGCCCTGGACACACATATTCAGAAAGAGACTGGAATCCTATGACTTACGATCGGGCGGTGGCAACGTCCAATGGTCCTGCTGCATATTGTGCCTCAAAAAGCCTTGCGGAGAGAGCCATGTGGGACTGGATGGAAAATAATAAGCTGAATGTGCCATTCACACTTTCAGTGATTAACCCCCCGTGGGTTTTTGGCCCTTATTATGCTGACCCTGACCTGGGCACCCTATGCGAGTCTGTGGCGGCACTTTGGTGTCTCTTCGGTGCCAAAACGGTACCACCTACTGACTTCGCGGGCTTTGTGGATGTTCGAGATGTTGCAAAAGCGGTAATGTTGGTGCTTGACAATCCTGCGGCCGCAGGGCGACGTTTCCTGCTTGGAGCCAATTTCGACTGGCAGACTGCTGCAGATATCATTCGTAAAAGGTTTATGGCGGCCCGAGACAGGGTACCAGCAGGACGGCCCGGGTATGGGAAGTTAGAATCGGTCTACAATATTGATGGAGGGCAGGCACAGCAGGTCCTGGGATTAGTATACACACCGCTCGACTCCGCCCTGTACTCTACGGTTTGTCAGTTGCTGAAGGCCgaggaggcagagaaggGATCATATTAA